One genomic region from Populus nigra chromosome 8, ddPopNigr1.1, whole genome shotgun sequence encodes:
- the LOC133700593 gene encoding pentatricopeptide repeat-containing protein At1g11290, chloroplastic — protein MSSHLLPFTATPPPQIPSKASPLAQHTLSQRTHIPSHIYKHPAAILLELCTSSKELHQILPQIIKNGLYNETLFQTKLISLFCKYGNLTEASRVFEPIEDKFDALYHTMLKGYAKSSSLDSALSFFSRMKHDSVRPVVYNFTYLLKLCGDNSDLKRGKELHGSVITSGFSWNLFAMTGVVNMYAKCRQINDAYNMFDRMPERDLVCWNTMISGYAQNGFAKVALMLVLRMSEEGHRPDSITIVSILPAVADTRLLRIGMAVHGYVLRAGFESLVNVSTALVDMYSKCGSVSIARVIFDGMDHRTVVSWNSMIDGYVQSGDAEGATLIFQKMLDEGVQPTNVTVMGALHACADLGDLERGKFVHKLVDQLKLDSDVSVMNSLISMYSKCKRVDIAADIFKNLRNKTLVSWNAMILGYAQNGCVNEALNAFCEMQSRNIKPDSFTMVSVIPALAELSIPRQAKWIHGLVIRRFLDKNVFVMTALVDMYAKCGAIHTARKLFDMMNERHVITWNAMIDGYGTHGLGKTSVELFKEMKKGTIKPNDITFLCALSACSHSGLVEEGLCFFESMKKDYGIEPTMDHYGAMVDLLGRAGRLKQAWDFIQKMPIKPGITVYGAMLGACKIHKNVDLGEKAAFEIFKLNPDDGGYHVLLANIYATASMWDKVAKVRTIMEKSGLQKTPGCSLVEIGNEVHSFYSGTTSHPQSKMIYAYLETLVDEIRAAGYVPDTNSIHDVEDDVKVQLLNTHSEKLAIAFGLLNTSTGTPIHIRKNLRVCGDCHNATKYISLVTGREIIVRDMHRFHHFKDGVCSCGDYW, from the coding sequence ATGAGCTCGCACCTATTGCCCTTCACTGCAACCCCGCCGCCGCAAATTCCCTCCAAAGCAAGCCCACTTGCTCAACACACCCTCTCTCAACGAACCCATATCCCATCTCACATATACAAGCACCCGGCCGCTATCCTCTTAGAACTCTGCACTTCCTCTAAAGAACTTCACCAAATCCTCCCTCAAATCATTAAAAACGGCCTCTACAATGAAACCCTTTTTCAGACCAAGCTCATTAGTCTTTTTTGTAAGTATGGTAATTTAACTGAAGCTTCGCGTGTTTTTGAACCTATTGAGGATAAGTTTGATGCTCTTTATCATACTATGCTTAAAGGGTATGCAAAGAGTTCTTCTTTAGATAGTGCTTTATCGTTTTTTTCTCGAATGAAGCATGATAGTGTTAGGCCTGTTGTGTATAATTTTACTTATTTGTTGAAACTTTGTGGAGATAATTCTGATCTTAAGAGGGGTAAGGAGCTTCATGGGAGTGTAATAACAAGTGGGTTTTCGTGGAATTTGTTTGCTATGACTGGGGTGGTAAACATGTATGCGAAATGTAGACAAATTAATGACGCGTATAACATGTTCGATAGAATGCCTGAGAGGGATTTGGTTTGTTGGAATACCATGATTTCTGGGTATGCGCAAAATGGGTTTGCTAAGGTTGCTTTGATGTTGGTTTTGAGGATGTCTGAAGAAGGGCATAGGCCGGACTCGATTACCATTGTTTCTATTTTGCCTGCAGTTGCGGATACAAGGTTGTTGAGAATTGGCATGGCAGTTCATGGATATGTTTTGAGAGCTGGGTTTGAGTCACTTGTGAATGTTTCAACTGCTCTTGTGGATATGTATTCAAAATGTGGGTCAGTGAGTATTGCCAGAGTAATCTTTGATGGGATGGATCATAGAACTGTTGTTTCGTGGAATTCCATGATTGATGGGTATGTGCAAAGTGGAGATGCTGAGGGAGCAACGTTGATATTTCAGAAGATGTTGGATGAAGGGGTTCAACCAACTAATGTTACTGTTATGGGAGCTTTGCATGCTTGTGCTGATCTAGGTGATCTCGAGAGAGGAAAGTTTGTTCATAAATTAGTGGACCAATTGAAACTTGATTCTGATGTTTCAGTGATGAATTCTTTGATTTCCATGTATTCCAAGTGCAAGAGGGTTGATATTGCTgctgatatatttaaaaatttgcgAAATAAAACACTTGTATCCTGGAATGCCATGATATTAGGCTATGCCCAGAATGGGTGTGTGAATGAGGCTTTAAATGCGTTCTGTGAGATGCAATCTCGAAACATAAAGCCAGACTCTTTCACAATGGTGAGTGTGATTCCTGCTCTTGCAGAGTTATCGATTCCACGTCAGGCAAAGTGGATCCATGGACTTGTTATTCGAAGGTTTTTAGACAAGAATGTTTTTGTGATGACTGCTCTTGTCGACATGTATGCAAAGTGTGGAGCCATTCACACAGCAAGAAAGCTCTTTGACATGATGAATGAAAGGCATGTGATTACATGGAATGCTATGATAGATGGATATGGAACTCATGGACTTGGAAAAACTTCTGTAGAACTGTTCAAGGAAATGAAGAAGGGGACCATCAAGCCAAATGATATTACATTTCTCTGCGCCCTTTCTGCTTGTAGTCACTCAGGTTTGGTAGAAGAGGGGCTCTGTTTCTTTGAAAGCATGAAGAAAGATTATGGCATAGAGCCTACAATGGATCACTATGGAGCGATGGTTGACCTTCTTGGTCGAGCTGGTCGACTCAAACAGGCTTGGGATTTCATTCAAAAGATGCCTATTAAACCCGGAATAACTGTTTATGGCGCAATGCTTGGTGCTTGCAAAATTCATAAGAATGTTGACTTAGGGGAGAAGGCAGCATTTGAAATCTTCAAGTTAAACCCAGACGATGGCGGATACCACGTGTTGCTTGCCAACATATATGCCACAGCTTCAATGTGGGACAAAGTGGCTAAAGTGAGAACTATAATGGAGAAGTCAGGGCTTCAAAAAACTCCAGGCTGCAGTTTAGTGGAAATAGGGAATGAGGTTCACAGTTTCTATTCTGGAACTACAAGCCATCCCCAATCCAAAATGATCTATGCTTATCTCGAGACACTTGTAGATGAGATCAGAGCTGCTGGTTATGTTCCCGACACCAATTCAATCCATGACGTGGAAGATGATGTTAAGGTGCAGTTGCTGAATACTCATAGTGAGAAGTTGGCAATTGCCTTTGGGCTGCTAAATACGAGCACAGGCACTCCCATACACATCAGGAAAAATCTACGAGTCTGCGGCGATTGTCATAATGCAACAAAATACATTTCACTTGTCACCGGGAGGGAAATTATAGTTCGTGATATGCATAGATTTCACCATTTCAAGGATGGAGTCTGTTCTTGTGGAGATTATTGGTAA
- the LOC133700735 gene encoding protein ELC-like produces the protein MVPPPSSNHQAIQQFLSSVLSQSGTSALPYSEDTKWLIRQHLLSLTTTSPSLEPKTATFTHNDGRTVNLLQADGTVPITFISVTYNIPVIIWLFESYPRHPPCVYVNPTRDMIIKRSHPFVNPSGLVSIPYLQNWIYPSSNLVDLARELSSVFGRDPPLFSQRPKPNPNPNYHPNQSSLGSVGNTGGGGGYPRPIVRPPQYPPYGSGGAAGKVEAEDAAEVYKRNVIDKLVENVHGDMLQLSKTRQAEMESWFSAQSVLRGREEEFNKGLKEMRDKMEGLELHLQVVLMNTDVLEAWVKENKGKLKGASEDIDVDNAFECVDVLSKQMLECTAVDMAIEDAVYSLEKAVQEGAMPFDQYLRNVRLLSREQFFNRATAAKVRSAQMQAQVAGMAARAPRYAT, from the coding sequence ATGGTTCCTCCACCGTCGTCAAACCACCAAGCAATCCAACAATTCCTCTCGTCCGTCCTCTCTCAAAGCGGCACTTCCGCCCTTCCTTACTCCGAAGACACCAAATGGCTTATCCGCCAACACCTCCTTTCACTCACCACTACTTCCCCTTCTCTCGAACCCAAAACCGCTACCTTCACTCACAACGATGGTCGCACCGTCAATCTTCTCCAGGCTGACGGCACCGTTCCGATCACTTTCATATCTGTCACTTATAACATCCCGGTTATCATCTGGCTTTTCGAATCTTACCCTCGCCACCCTCCTTGTGTTTACGTGAACCCCACACGCGATATGATCATCAAAAGATCTCATCCTTTTGTCAATCCCTCGGGGCTCGTTTCGATCCCTTATTTGCAGAATTGGATCTACCCTAGTTCTAATTTGGTTGATTTGGCTCGCGAGCTGAGCTCGGTTTTTGGGAGGGATCCTCCTCTGTTTTCCCAACGCCCCAAACCTAACCCTAATCCCAATTATCATCCAAATCAATCGAGTCTTGGGTCAGTGGGTAACACGGGAGGTGGTGGTGGGTATCCGAGACCGATTGTCAGACCACCACAGTATCCGCCGTATGGTAGTGGTGGTGCGGCGGGGAAGGTAGAGGCGGAGGATGCAGCGGAGGTTTATAAAAGAAATGTGATTGATAAGCTTGTGGAGAATGTTCACGGGGATATGTTGCAGTTGAGTAAAACGAGGCAGGCGGAGATGGAAAGCTGGTTTAGCGCACAATCTGTGTTGAGGGGGAGAGAGGAGGAGTTTAATAAAGGGTTGAAAGAAATGAGAGATAAGATGGAAGGGTTGGAGTTGCATTTGCAAGTTGTTTTGATGAATACGGATGTCTTGGAAGCATGGGTTAAGGAAAATAAGGGGAAGTTGAAAGGGGCCTCGGAGGATATTGACGTGGATAATGCTTTTGAGTGTGTGGATGTTTTGTCGAAGCAGATGTTGGAGTGCACAGCGGTGGACATGGCAATTGAGGATGCGGTTTATTCTTTGGAGAAAGCAGTGCAAGAAGGGGCAATGCCATTTGATCAATATTTGAGGAATGTGAGGTTGTTGTCTAGAGAGCAGTTTTTTAACAGAGCAACTGCAGCGAAAGTTAGGTCTGCACAAATGCAGGCTCAGGTTGCTGGTATGGCTGCCAGGGCACCACGTTATGCTACCTGA
- the LOC133702139 gene encoding uncharacterized protein LOC133702139 has translation MEHYDLHAHRREMKHKGRNVVWSIAMDKCLIEALAIQARNGNKIDKCFNENAYTAACIAVNSRFNLNLNNQKVINRLKTIKKRYKVIRDMLSQDGFRWNPSTKMIECESDDLWKRYIAVHPDAKGIRGKQIDMYNELKIVCGNYQAPSRWAKVKDGGHPTRNFAEDSASLLSPSSEDASETDGTDSYSEQPEYMPDGNQDPLIQPVRPLPKAHSSETLQDAMSAVASSVRRLADAMELSKITINASELLQAVMEIDGLDEAKQMYAFEYLNADPIKARAFMTYNTRMRKIYLFRQFWWWK, from the exons ATGGAACACTATGACTTGCACGCTCACAGAAGGGAGATGAAGCATAAAGGAAGAAATGTTGTTTGGTCGATTGCAATGGACAAATGTCTAATTGAAGCTCTTGCTATTCAGGCTAGAAATGGAAACAAGATAGACAAATGCTTTAATGAGAATGCATACACTGCTGCTTGCATTGCTGTGAACTCccgttttaatttaaatttgaacaATCAGAAGGTCATTAATCGTCTTAAGACCATTAAGAAAAGGTACAAGGTTATTAGGGATATGCTAAGTCAAGATGGTTTCAGGTGGAATCCTAGCACAAAGATGATTGAGTGTGAAAGTGATGATCTTTGGAAGAGATACATTGCG GTACATCCTGATGCAAAAGGAATTCGAGGAAAGCAGATTGACATGTACAATGAACTAAAAATTGTTTGCGGAAATTATCAAGCCCCTAGTCGTTGGGCTAAGGTAAAGGATGGAGGCCATCCAACAAGGAACTTTGCAGAAGATTCTGCTTCACTCCTCTCGCCAAGTTCGGAAGATGCAAGTGAGACTGATGGAACAGACTCATATTCCGAACAACCAGAATATATGCCAGATGGCAATCAAGATCCTCTGATCCAGCCTGTCAGACCACTCCCAAAGGCTCACAGTTCGGAGACCCTTCAGGATGCAATGTCAGCTGTGGCATCAAGTGTTCGTAGATTAGCTGATGCAATGGAGCTAAGCAAAATTACTATCAATGCCTCAGAATTATTACAAGCTGTGATGGAGATTGATGGGTTGGATGAGGCCAAACAAATGTATGCTTTTGAGTATTTGAATGCTGACCCCATTAAAGCCAGAGCCTTCATGACATACAATACCCGAATGAGAAAGATATATCTATTTCGACAGTTTTGGTGGTGGAAGTGA
- the LOC133701842 gene encoding galactoside 2-alpha-L-fucosyltransferase-like, whose amino-acid sequence MMEIFKATKERLGFNFRRCTTILVLSFIVLAVLVRVFVSYQDSAFDLIGGLAKAKVSPANTQDVAALGFASINDSSQPTSLPDQKVLNEQLPPRFGNGSISKNESSQLTSIRDDTLVNGLLAPGSGDGSSSKNDSSQPTSEPDDKPLSSQPTSKPDDKLLGQPLAPGFVEELGLKTDSSQPTKMANDKLLDGLLSPGFDEKSCLSRYRSFLYRKASQHKPSPYLLSKLREYEDLHKRCGPYTRSYNETLKRLKSSHTGSTGGCNYIVWLGSNGMGNRIISMASTFLYALLANRVLLVDHGRDMTHLFCEPFPNTSWILPMDFPIKKQFHTLKQRHDRFRDISDSSPPSFVYVNIPHGTYDFDELFLCEQSRALLEKVPWFILSSDQYFAPSFFLSPSFKQEVSKLFPEKETIFHQLGRYLFHPSNQVWRVITKFYQTNLAKAEQRIGLQIRVFNRKTSPVQVVMSQILSCMLKKKLLPEVDTQNAVRSSPPNNSSKTILITSLYSDYYENMSAMYQSKPTVTGEVIRVCQPSHEEYQHKADNLHNMKAWAEIYLLSLSDVLVTSAGSTFGYAAQGLGGLKPWMLIRPKNKMVPDPPCRQDKSMDPCFHYAPSYECKAKHKTDSSTVVPFVRHCADRQAGVKLFNDHKRL is encoded by the exons ATGATGGAAATCTTTAAAGCTACAAAAGAAAGATTGGGATTTAATTTCAGGAGGTGCACGACAATCTTGGTTTTGTCTTTCATTGTTTTGGCTGTGCTAGTGAGGGTCTTTGTCTCGTATCAAGACTCGGCATTTGATCTAATTGGGGGTTTAGCTAAAGCTAAGGTTTCTCCAGCAAATACTCAAGATGTTGCAGCATTAGGTTTTG CCTCAATAAATGATTCCTCTCAACCAACTAGCTTGCCTGATCAGAAGGTGCTTAATGAACAGCTGCCACCCAGATTTGGCAACGGatcaatttcaaaaaatgaGTCCTCTCAGCTTACCAGCATACGTGATGACACACTGGTTAATGGACTTTTGGCTCCTGGATCTGGTGATGGATCAAGTTCAAAAAACGATTCCTCTCAGCCTACCAGCGAGCCTGATGATAAACCTCTTTCCTCTCAGCCTACCAGCAAGCCTGATGATAAGCTGCTTGGTCAACCATTGGCTCCTGGATTTGTTGAAGAATTAGGTTTGAAAACTGATTCCTCGCAACCTACCAAAATGGCTAATGATAAATTGCTTGACGGGCTTCTATCCCCTGGGTTTGATGAAAAATCCTGCTTGAGTAGATACCGTTCTTTCCTATACCGCAAAGCTTCTCAACATAAGCCCTCTCCCTATCTCCTTTCCAAGCTACGCGAGTATGAAGATCTTCATAAACGTTGCGGACCATACACCAGATCTTACAATGAAACATTAAAGAGACTCAAATCTAGCCATACAGGTAGTACTGGTGGGTGTAATTACATTGTCTGGTTGGGTTCTAACGGGATGGGGAACAGGATAATAAGCATGGCTTCAACATTTCTTTATGCTCTCCTTGCAAATCGAGTCCTACTTGTTGATCATGGCAGGGACATGACTCACCTCTTTTGCGAGCCATTTCCCAACACGTCATGGATATTGCCCATGGACTTccccattaaaaaacaattccatACCTTGAAACAGAGACATGATCGATTCAGAGATATATCAGATTCGTCGCCCCCATCATTTGTATATGTTAATATACCTCACGGTACTTATGATTTTGATGAGCTTTTCCTGTGTGAGCAGAGCAGAGCTCTCCTCGAAAAAGTTCCTTGGTTTATTCTATCGTCTGACCAATATTTTGCCCCATCTTTCTTCCTGAGCCCATCTTTCAAGCAAGAGGTAAGCAAGCTGTTCCCAGAAAAAGAAACCATTTTCCATCAATTGGGTCGCTATCTTTTCCACCCCTCCAATCAGGTTTGGAGAGTAATTACAAAGTTCTATCAGACTAATCTAGCGAAGGCAGAACAGAGAATTGGCCTCCAAATAAGAGTATTTAACCGCAAGACTAGTCCAGTTCAAGTGGTCATGAGTCAGATATTATCCTGTATGCTGAAGAAAAAGCTTCTTCCAGAAGTTGATACCCAGAACGCTGTACGTTCTTCTCCTCCAAATAATTCttctaaaactattttaataactTCCTTGTATTCAGACTACTATGAGAACATGAGTGCCATGTACCAGTCAAAACCAACTGTGACAGGTGAAGTGATCAGGGTTTGCCAGCCAAGCCACGAAGAATATCAACACAAAGCGGATAACCTGCACAACATGAAGGCGTGGGCAGAAATTTATCTGCTGAGCTTGAGTGATGTTCTAGTCACTAGTGCCGGGTCAACCTTTGGCTATGCTGCACAAGGTCTAGGAGGTTTGAAGCCATGGATGTTGATTAGACCAAAGAATAAAATGGTTCCAGATCCGCCTTGTCGACAAGACAAATCCATGGACCCTTGTTTCCACTATGCTCCCAGTTATGAATGTAAGGCGAAGCACAAAACTGATTCTTCCACTGTTGTTCCTTTTGTTAGGCATTGTGCAGATCGGCAGGCAGGAGTGAAGCTCTTTAATGATCATAAACGATTGTAG
- the LOC133700849 gene encoding galactoside 2-alpha-L-fucosyltransferase-like isoform X2, whose translation MDIFQMERSGHGSKRFPKLLVSFLIAFCLLYMVSMVYRSSTFVLIGEVAKDNGTGEVVENVTTPSESEDKHPSGTESMVVDKLLGGLLATGFDEESCISRHQATSYRKTSPHKPSAYLVSKLRKYEDLHKRCGPNTESYKRALKKLSSSHINGTTDCNYIVWTPSNGLGNRIISMASSFLYAVLTNRVLLVDHGTDMAGIFCEPFPNTSWLLPMDFPLTNQFYSLQPGNAHSYGHLLKINNMNISTVSQPPSFLHIYLAYNYDKHDKLFFQDQNQGFLQKVPWLILKSDQYFVPYLFLIPSFQQELGKLFPDKETVFHHLVRYLFHPSNQAWGLITRFYRAYLASADQKIGLQVRVFDRKASPVNVVLEQILGCIKKEKLLPQVDEQKPIASPSKNQTLRAITIASLYPEYYERIKSMYWMKPTVNGDVIGVYQPSHEEVQHFGNNIHNMKAWAEISILSLSDVLVTSSWSTFGYVAQGLGGLKPWILYVPAGNQPTDQPCPRGMSMEPCFHFPPDYHRIPNTRQRLDTGSLVPHVRQCEDASKGIKLFNAKQL comes from the exons ATGGATATTTTTCAAATGGAAAGATCAGGGCATGGTTCAAAGAGGTTTCCAAAACTGTTGGTTTCGTTTTTGATAGCTTTCTGTCTGTTATACATGGTGTCCATGGTTTACAGAAGCTCGACTTTTGTTCTAATTGGAGAAGTTGCCAAAGATAATGGCACAGGAGAAGTGGTGGAAAATGTTACCACACCCTCAG AATCGGAAGACAAGCATCCCTCTGGAACTGAGAGCATGGTTGTTGATAAATTGCTTGGTGGGCTTCTGGCTACAGGATTTGATGAAGAATCCTGTATAAGCAGGCACCAAGCGACCTCGTATCGCAAAACTTCACCTCATAAGCCCTCTGCCTATCTTGTTTCGAAACTGCGTAAATATGAAGATCTTCATAAGCGCTGTGGACCTAACACCGAATCCTACAAAAGAGCTTTGAAGAAATTGAGTTCTAGCCACATCAATGGCACTACAGACTGCAATTACATTGTTTGGACGCCTTCTAATGGCTTGGGGAATAGGATAATCAGCATGGCTTCATCATTTCTTTATGCGGTCCTCACAAACAGAGTCCTACTTGTTGATCATGGAACCGACATGGCTGGTATCTTTTGTGAGCCGTTTCCAAATACATCATGGTTATTGCCCATGGATTTTCCTCTCACGAATCAATTCTACAGCTTGCAACCAGGAAATGCTCACAGTTATGGGCACCTACTAAAGATTAACAACATGAACATCTCAACCGTGTCGCAGCCGCCATCATTTCTGCATATTTATTTAGCTTACAACTATGATAAACATGATAAGCTTTTTTTCCAGGATCAAAATCAAGGTTTTCTCCAAAAAGTCCCTTGGTTGATTCTGAAGTCAGACCAATACTTTGTGCCTTACCTCTTCTTGATCCCATCTTTCCAGCAAGAACTAGGCAAACTGTTTCCTGATAAGGAGACTGTTTTCCACCACTTGGTTCGCTATCTTTTCCACCCTTCAAATCAAGCCTGGGGACTAATCACCAGATTCTATCGTGCTTACTTGGCCAGTGCAGAtcagaagattggtcttcaagTGAGGGTATTTGATAGAAAAGCGAGTCCGGTTAATGTTGTTCTGGAGCAGATACTTGGCTgcattaaaaaggaaaaactgcTGCCTCAAGTAGATGAGCAAAAACCTATAGCTTCCCCATCAAAAAACCAGACATTAAGAGCTATTACCATAGCATCATTATATCCAGAATACTACGAGAGAATAAAGAGCATGTATTGGATGAAGCCAACGGTAAATGGAGATGTTATTGGTGTTTATCAGCCAAGTCACGAAGAGGTTCAACATTTTGGCAACAATATACACAATATGAAGGCATGGGCTGAAATAAGCATCCTAAGTTTGAGTGATGTTCTGGTGACTAGTTCTTGGTCTACTTTTGGCTATGTAGCTCAAGGTCTAGGAGGATTGAAGCCATGGATCCTATACGTGCCTGCCGGAAACCAACCAACTGATCAGCCTTGTCCACGAGGCATGTCTATGGAGCCATGCTTTCATTTTCCTCCTGATTATCACCGGATTCCAAATACCAGACAGCGACTTGATACTGGCTCCCTTGTTCCTCATGTCAGGCAGTGTGAGGATGCAAGCAAGGGAATAAAGCTGTTTAATGCTAAGCAACTTTAG
- the LOC133700849 gene encoding galactoside 2-alpha-L-fucosyltransferase-like isoform X1, whose product MDIFQMERSGHGSKRFPKLLVSFLIAFCLLYMVSMVYRSSTFVLIGEVAKDNGTGEVVENVTTPSGTESEDKHPSGTESMVVDKLLGGLLATGFDEESCISRHQATSYRKTSPHKPSAYLVSKLRKYEDLHKRCGPNTESYKRALKKLSSSHINGTTDCNYIVWTPSNGLGNRIISMASSFLYAVLTNRVLLVDHGTDMAGIFCEPFPNTSWLLPMDFPLTNQFYSLQPGNAHSYGHLLKINNMNISTVSQPPSFLHIYLAYNYDKHDKLFFQDQNQGFLQKVPWLILKSDQYFVPYLFLIPSFQQELGKLFPDKETVFHHLVRYLFHPSNQAWGLITRFYRAYLASADQKIGLQVRVFDRKASPVNVVLEQILGCIKKEKLLPQVDEQKPIASPSKNQTLRAITIASLYPEYYERIKSMYWMKPTVNGDVIGVYQPSHEEVQHFGNNIHNMKAWAEISILSLSDVLVTSSWSTFGYVAQGLGGLKPWILYVPAGNQPTDQPCPRGMSMEPCFHFPPDYHRIPNTRQRLDTGSLVPHVRQCEDASKGIKLFNAKQL is encoded by the exons ATGGATATTTTTCAAATGGAAAGATCAGGGCATGGTTCAAAGAGGTTTCCAAAACTGTTGGTTTCGTTTTTGATAGCTTTCTGTCTGTTATACATGGTGTCCATGGTTTACAGAAGCTCGACTTTTGTTCTAATTGGAGAAGTTGCCAAAGATAATGGCACAGGAGAAGTGGTGGAAAATGTTACCACACCCTCAGGTACCG AATCGGAAGACAAGCATCCCTCTGGAACTGAGAGCATGGTTGTTGATAAATTGCTTGGTGGGCTTCTGGCTACAGGATTTGATGAAGAATCCTGTATAAGCAGGCACCAAGCGACCTCGTATCGCAAAACTTCACCTCATAAGCCCTCTGCCTATCTTGTTTCGAAACTGCGTAAATATGAAGATCTTCATAAGCGCTGTGGACCTAACACCGAATCCTACAAAAGAGCTTTGAAGAAATTGAGTTCTAGCCACATCAATGGCACTACAGACTGCAATTACATTGTTTGGACGCCTTCTAATGGCTTGGGGAATAGGATAATCAGCATGGCTTCATCATTTCTTTATGCGGTCCTCACAAACAGAGTCCTACTTGTTGATCATGGAACCGACATGGCTGGTATCTTTTGTGAGCCGTTTCCAAATACATCATGGTTATTGCCCATGGATTTTCCTCTCACGAATCAATTCTACAGCTTGCAACCAGGAAATGCTCACAGTTATGGGCACCTACTAAAGATTAACAACATGAACATCTCAACCGTGTCGCAGCCGCCATCATTTCTGCATATTTATTTAGCTTACAACTATGATAAACATGATAAGCTTTTTTTCCAGGATCAAAATCAAGGTTTTCTCCAAAAAGTCCCTTGGTTGATTCTGAAGTCAGACCAATACTTTGTGCCTTACCTCTTCTTGATCCCATCTTTCCAGCAAGAACTAGGCAAACTGTTTCCTGATAAGGAGACTGTTTTCCACCACTTGGTTCGCTATCTTTTCCACCCTTCAAATCAAGCCTGGGGACTAATCACCAGATTCTATCGTGCTTACTTGGCCAGTGCAGAtcagaagattggtcttcaagTGAGGGTATTTGATAGAAAAGCGAGTCCGGTTAATGTTGTTCTGGAGCAGATACTTGGCTgcattaaaaaggaaaaactgcTGCCTCAAGTAGATGAGCAAAAACCTATAGCTTCCCCATCAAAAAACCAGACATTAAGAGCTATTACCATAGCATCATTATATCCAGAATACTACGAGAGAATAAAGAGCATGTATTGGATGAAGCCAACGGTAAATGGAGATGTTATTGGTGTTTATCAGCCAAGTCACGAAGAGGTTCAACATTTTGGCAACAATATACACAATATGAAGGCATGGGCTGAAATAAGCATCCTAAGTTTGAGTGATGTTCTGGTGACTAGTTCTTGGTCTACTTTTGGCTATGTAGCTCAAGGTCTAGGAGGATTGAAGCCATGGATCCTATACGTGCCTGCCGGAAACCAACCAACTGATCAGCCTTGTCCACGAGGCATGTCTATGGAGCCATGCTTTCATTTTCCTCCTGATTATCACCGGATTCCAAATACCAGACAGCGACTTGATACTGGCTCCCTTGTTCCTCATGTCAGGCAGTGTGAGGATGCAAGCAAGGGAATAAAGCTGTTTAATGCTAAGCAACTTTAG